A stretch of Streptomyces vietnamensis DNA encodes these proteins:
- a CDS encoding ABC-F family ATP-binding cassette domain-containing protein, with amino-acid sequence MITVRGADVRVGARLLLSGVSFHVAPGDRIGLVGRNGAGKTTLLDTLAGLRAPAAGTVTRTGSVGHLAQDSRAADPAVTVTDRILSARGLDRAVRRLAEAARRLGEAPDARALAAYDAAETAFEAGGGYAAEAEAARVAAGLGLPVELMDRPVGRLSGGQKRRVELARILFAGHGRDGTLLLDEPTNHLDADSIGWLRGHLAAHRGGLVLISHDVRLLADTVNRVFHLDPQRAALDVHNTGWEAYLAQRDADERRRVRERANAERKAAALHAQADRMKSRVATATTARSMARRADRMLAGLDPVRQAERVARIRLPEPAPCGRTPLGAVSLTKAYGERPVLDGVDLAVDRGGRLVVLGLNGAGKTTLLRLLAGQEAPDAGRVVRGHGLRLGYFAQEHETLDPERTVRENLAAAAPHLTDGEVRAVLGAFLFRGDDADKPAGVLSGGEKTRLALAALVHSGANVLLLDEPTNNLDPASRDEVLAAVGTYPGAIVMVTHDEGAIDALRPERVLLLPDADEDLWSAEYRGLVTLA; translated from the coding sequence ATGATCACCGTTCGTGGTGCCGACGTGCGCGTCGGCGCCCGGCTCCTGCTGTCCGGCGTCTCCTTCCACGTCGCCCCCGGCGACCGGATCGGTCTGGTCGGCCGCAACGGCGCCGGCAAGACCACCCTCCTCGACACCCTGGCCGGGCTGCGCGCCCCGGCCGCCGGGACCGTCACCCGTACCGGCTCCGTCGGCCATCTCGCCCAGGACTCCCGGGCCGCCGACCCCGCCGTGACCGTCACCGACCGGATCCTGTCCGCGCGCGGCCTGGACCGGGCGGTCCGGCGGCTCGCGGAGGCCGCCCGAAGGCTCGGCGAGGCGCCCGACGCGCGGGCGCTCGCCGCGTACGACGCCGCCGAGACCGCCTTCGAGGCGGGCGGCGGGTACGCGGCGGAGGCGGAGGCCGCCCGGGTCGCCGCCGGCCTCGGCCTGCCCGTCGAACTCATGGACCGGCCCGTCGGCCGGCTGTCCGGCGGGCAGAAGCGCCGGGTCGAACTGGCCCGGATCCTCTTCGCCGGTCACGGGCGGGACGGCACACTGCTGCTCGACGAGCCGACCAACCACCTCGACGCCGACTCGATCGGCTGGCTGCGCGGCCACCTCGCCGCCCACCGGGGCGGACTCGTGCTGATCAGCCACGACGTGCGGCTCCTCGCCGACACCGTGAACCGGGTCTTCCACCTCGACCCGCAGCGGGCCGCGCTGGACGTCCACAACACCGGCTGGGAGGCGTACCTCGCCCAGCGGGACGCCGACGAGCGGCGCCGGGTGCGCGAGCGCGCCAACGCCGAGCGGAAGGCGGCCGCCCTGCACGCGCAGGCGGACCGCATGAAGTCCCGCGTGGCGACGGCGACGACGGCCCGCAGCATGGCCCGCCGGGCCGACCGGATGCTCGCAGGCCTCGACCCGGTACGGCAGGCCGAGCGGGTCGCCCGCATCCGGCTGCCGGAGCCCGCGCCCTGCGGCCGGACGCCGCTGGGCGCGGTGTCGCTCACCAAGGCGTACGGGGAGCGGCCGGTGCTCGACGGGGTGGACCTCGCCGTGGACCGGGGCGGCCGGCTCGTCGTCCTCGGGCTCAACGGCGCCGGCAAGACCACCCTGCTGAGGCTCCTCGCCGGACAGGAGGCCCCCGACGCGGGGCGGGTGGTGCGCGGGCACGGACTGCGGCTCGGCTACTTCGCCCAGGAGCACGAGACGCTCGACCCGGAGCGCACGGTCCGGGAGAACCTCGCGGCGGCCGCTCCGCACCTGACGGACGGTGAGGTACGGGCGGTGCTCGGCGCGTTCCTGTTCCGGGGCGACGACGCCGACAAGCCGGCCGGGGTGCTCTCCGGCGGCGAGAAGACACGGCTCGCACTGGCCGCCCTGGTCCACTCCGGTGCGAACGTGCTGCTCCTCGACGAGCCCACCAACAACCTGGATCCCGCCTCGCGCGACGAGGTCCTGGCGGCCGTGGGCACGTACCCGGGCGCGATCGTGATGGTCACGCACGACGAGGGCGCGATCGACGCGCTGCGCCCGGAGCGGGTCCTGCTGCTCCCGGACGCGGACGAGGACCTGTGGAGCGCGGAGTACCGGGGGCTGGTCACCCTGGCGTGA
- a CDS encoding methyltransferase yields the protein MNRLSTSWGAFTLTRFPEDPRDQLRAWDASDEYLLGHLAETGTDLSGTVAVLGDRWGALVTALQAAGPRELVQITDSYLGGQATRANLARAGAAPDAVRLLTTQDPPPERIDVLLVRVPKSLALLEDQLHRLAPAVHEDTVIVGTGMVKEIHTSTLKLFERILGPTRTSLAVKKARLIHTTPDPSLTPGPNPWPLRYALPPDTPAPGLPGLTVTNHAGVFCADRLDIGTRFFLANLPGGLGRARVADLGCGNGVVGLAIALHEPEAELVFTDESYQAVASAEENFRAHVGPDRKAEFLVGDGLTELAPGSVDLVLNNPPFHSHQATTDRTARRMFADARRVLRPGGELWVIGNRHLGYHVTLRRIFGNSELVASDAKFVVLRAVRTA from the coding sequence ATGAACCGTTTGAGCACGTCATGGGGCGCCTTCACGCTGACCCGCTTCCCCGAGGACCCGCGCGACCAGCTGCGCGCCTGGGACGCGTCCGACGAGTACCTCCTCGGGCACCTCGCCGAGACCGGGACCGACCTCTCCGGCACCGTCGCCGTCCTCGGCGACCGCTGGGGAGCCCTCGTCACCGCGCTCCAGGCCGCGGGACCCCGCGAACTCGTCCAGATCACCGACTCGTACCTCGGCGGGCAGGCCACCCGGGCCAACCTCGCGCGCGCCGGGGCCGCCCCGGACGCCGTCCGGCTCCTCACCACCCAGGACCCGCCGCCCGAGCGGATCGACGTGCTCCTCGTCCGCGTCCCCAAGAGCCTCGCGCTCCTGGAGGACCAGCTGCACCGGCTCGCGCCGGCCGTGCACGAGGACACCGTGATCGTCGGCACGGGCATGGTCAAGGAGATCCACACCTCCACGCTCAAGCTCTTCGAGCGGATCCTCGGCCCCACCCGCACCTCGCTCGCGGTGAAGAAGGCCCGGCTGATCCACACCACCCCCGATCCGTCCCTCACGCCCGGCCCGAACCCGTGGCCCCTCCGGTACGCCCTCCCTCCGGACACCCCCGCGCCCGGTCTCCCCGGGCTTACCGTCACCAACCACGCCGGCGTCTTCTGCGCCGACCGCCTCGACATCGGCACCCGCTTCTTCCTCGCGAACCTGCCCGGCGGTCTCGGCCGGGCCCGCGTCGCCGACCTCGGCTGCGGCAACGGCGTCGTCGGCCTCGCCATCGCCCTCCACGAACCCGAGGCGGAACTGGTCTTCACCGACGAGTCGTACCAGGCGGTCGCCTCGGCCGAGGAGAACTTCCGCGCCCACGTGGGCCCGGACCGCAAGGCCGAGTTCCTCGTCGGCGACGGGCTCACCGAGCTCGCCCCCGGCTCGGTGGACCTCGTCCTCAACAACCCGCCGTTCCACAGCCACCAGGCCACCACCGACCGCACCGCCCGCCGCATGTTCGCCGACGCGCGGCGCGTGCTGCGGCCCGGCGGCGAGCTGTGGGTCATCGGCAACCGGCACCTCGGCTACCACGTCACGCTCCGCCGGATCTTCGGCAACAGCGAACTCGTCGCGAGCGACGCGAAGTTCGTGGTCCTGCGCGCGGTGCGCACCGCCTAG
- a CDS encoding DUF1918 domain-containing protein: MQASKGDKLLVHGRTVGHHDRTAEVLQVLGENGAPPYRVKFDDDGHEALVSPGPDSVVRHRPEAGAG, encoded by the coding sequence ATGCAGGCGAGCAAGGGCGACAAGCTGCTGGTACACGGCCGGACCGTCGGTCACCACGACCGCACGGCCGAGGTCCTTCAGGTACTGGGGGAGAACGGCGCTCCCCCGTACCGCGTGAAGTTCGACGACGACGGTCACGAGGCGCTGGTGTCGCCGGGCCCCGACTCCGTCGTACGCCATCGCCCGGAGGCGGGGGCCGGCTGA
- a CDS encoding MDR family NADP-dependent oxidoreductase — MPTHREIRLRTRPERGLPAPEHLALVQTDLPVPAPGEVLVRNRWFAVSAAVRTLIGGGLKGAPFPPLEPGDPLVGAAVGEVVSAPDDSGLRPGDLVSHWHGWREYAAVPAAGRTPLGDSLPDPVAHLSQGRTAYAALTRGTEVRAGDTVLVTGGAGAVGTMAGQIARLLGAGRVIGSTGSPAKAERLVTELGYDAVVVRGAPASFPAQLAEAAPEGVDVLLDTVGGEQLSAAVAAARPGARAVLVGALSGQLDPEGTGATARVELDSYPLVLKRVSLRGFSPLDHPETEAEWRGRFGDWLRAGEITFPHVRVAGMDRAAEALREVMEGRHLGTVVVELP; from the coding sequence ATGCCCACCCACCGCGAGATCCGGCTGCGCACCCGACCCGAGCGCGGCCTCCCGGCCCCCGAGCACCTCGCACTCGTCCAGACCGACCTGCCCGTCCCGGCCCCCGGCGAAGTCCTCGTCAGAAACCGCTGGTTCGCGGTCTCCGCCGCGGTGCGGACCCTCATCGGCGGCGGACTGAAGGGGGCTCCCTTCCCGCCCCTCGAACCCGGCGACCCCCTCGTCGGCGCGGCCGTCGGCGAGGTCGTCTCCGCCCCGGACGACAGCGGCCTGCGCCCCGGAGACCTCGTCTCCCACTGGCACGGCTGGCGCGAGTACGCCGCCGTGCCCGCGGCCGGCCGCACGCCCCTCGGCGACTCGCTGCCCGACCCGGTCGCCCACCTCTCCCAGGGCCGGACCGCGTACGCCGCCCTCACCCGTGGCACCGAGGTGCGCGCCGGGGACACGGTCCTGGTCACCGGCGGTGCCGGCGCCGTCGGCACCATGGCCGGGCAGATCGCCCGGCTCCTCGGCGCGGGCCGGGTGATCGGCAGCACCGGCTCACCGGCCAAGGCGGAGCGGCTCGTCACCGAACTCGGCTACGACGCGGTCGTCGTCCGCGGCGCCCCCGCATCCTTCCCCGCCCAGCTCGCGGAAGCCGCGCCCGAGGGCGTCGACGTCCTCCTCGACACGGTCGGCGGCGAACAGCTGAGCGCGGCGGTCGCCGCCGCCCGGCCCGGCGCGCGGGCCGTCCTCGTCGGCGCCCTGTCCGGCCAGCTCGATCCGGAGGGGACCGGCGCCACCGCGCGCGTGGAGCTCGATTCGTACCCGCTCGTGCTCAAAAGGGTTTCCCTGCGAGGCTTCAGCCCGCTCGATCACCCGGAGACGGAAGCCGAGTGGCGGGGCAGGTTCGGCGACTGGCTGCGCGCCGGGGAGATCACCTTCCCGCACGTCAGGGTGGCGGGCATGGATCGGGCCGCCGAGGCGTTGCGGGAGGTGATGGAGGGCCGGCATCTCGGCACGGTCGTGGTCGAGTTGCCGTGA
- a CDS encoding PLP-dependent aminotransferase family protein, with the protein MHERSSVAELAKTLKAELNRYSPGGKLPSSRALVERHRVSPVTVSRALAQLAAEGLVVTRPGAGAFRAEPRTPTPVAGDTSWQEVALSADTATELVPRAVDASGVLVTLSAPPPGVIEFNGGYLHPSLQPESALAAALARAGRRPGAWGRPPTDGLPELREWFAREIGGSITAAEVLITAGGQSAISTALRALAPPGTPVLVESPTYPGMLAVARAAGLRPVPVPTDADGVRPELLEAAFRATGARVFVCQPLFQNPTGTMLRPERRREIIRIARAAGAFVIEDDFARRLVHEDAGPLPAPLAADDPDGVVVHVRSLTKITSASLRVGALAARGPVLERLRAIQVVDSFFVPRPLQETALELVGSPAWPRHLRAVAQELRSRREVMTGALALHLPELALPHIPSGGYQLWLRLPDALPEASLLAAGLRAGVAAAPGRPYFCAEPPAGHIRLSFAGVAGPTEIVEGVRRLRTAVDELAG; encoded by the coding sequence ATGCATGAGCGTAGCAGTGTCGCGGAACTGGCGAAAACCCTGAAGGCGGAACTCAACCGCTACTCTCCTGGCGGGAAACTGCCATCGAGTCGGGCGCTCGTCGAGCGCCATCGCGTCTCCCCGGTCACCGTCAGCCGAGCCCTCGCCCAGCTCGCCGCCGAAGGACTGGTCGTCACCCGCCCCGGCGCCGGCGCCTTCCGCGCCGAACCGCGCACCCCCACCCCGGTCGCCGGGGACACCTCCTGGCAGGAGGTCGCCCTCAGCGCCGACACCGCCACCGAACTCGTCCCCCGGGCCGTCGACGCCTCCGGCGTCCTCGTCACCCTCTCCGCGCCCCCGCCCGGCGTGATCGAGTTCAACGGCGGCTACCTCCACCCCTCCCTCCAGCCCGAGAGCGCCCTCGCCGCCGCCCTCGCCCGGGCCGGCCGCCGCCCCGGAGCCTGGGGCCGACCGCCCACCGACGGCCTGCCCGAACTGCGCGAATGGTTCGCCCGCGAGATCGGCGGCAGCATCACCGCCGCCGAGGTCCTCATCACCGCGGGCGGCCAGTCCGCGATCAGCACCGCCCTGCGCGCCCTCGCCCCGCCCGGCACCCCCGTCCTCGTCGAGTCGCCCACCTACCCCGGCATGCTCGCCGTCGCCCGCGCGGCCGGACTCCGCCCCGTCCCCGTGCCGACCGACGCCGACGGAGTGCGCCCCGAACTCCTCGAAGCCGCCTTCCGCGCCACCGGCGCCCGCGTCTTCGTCTGCCAGCCGCTCTTCCAGAACCCGACCGGGACCATGCTGCGACCCGAGCGCCGCCGGGAGATCATCCGCATCGCCCGCGCCGCCGGAGCCTTCGTCATCGAGGACGACTTCGCCCGCCGCCTCGTCCACGAGGACGCGGGGCCGCTCCCCGCACCGCTCGCCGCCGACGACCCCGACGGCGTCGTCGTCCACGTCCGCTCCCTCACCAAGATCACCTCGGCGAGCCTCCGCGTCGGCGCCCTCGCCGCCCGCGGCCCCGTCCTGGAGCGCCTGCGCGCCATCCAGGTCGTCGACAGCTTCTTCGTCCCCCGCCCCCTCCAGGAGACCGCGCTCGAACTCGTCGGCTCCCCGGCCTGGCCCCGCCACCTCCGCGCCGTCGCCCAGGAGCTCAGGAGCCGCCGGGAGGTCATGACCGGCGCCCTCGCCCTCCACCTCCCCGAACTCGCCCTGCCGCACATCCCCTCCGGCGGCTATCAGCTCTGGCTGCGCCTCCCCGACGCCCTCCCCGAGGCCTCCCTCCTCGCCGCCGGCCTGCGCGCCGGAGTCGCCGCCGCCCCCGGCCGCCCCTACTTCTGCGCCGAACCCCCCGCCGGCCACATCCGGCTGAGTTTCGCGGGTGTCGCGGGCCCCACGGAGATCGTCGAGGGCGTCCGCCGCCTGCGGACGGCGGTCGACGAACTCGCCGGCTGA
- a CDS encoding VOC family protein, with product MIIDAKTHVRVARPSRDLAAAERFYVDGLGLEVQWRSTERVPGKHDLLMVGPPGGGWHFELTFDPEHPLEPTPTVEDLFVVYLGAPVEEEQVERLIAAGGTRVPAHNPYWDEYGVTVADPDGYRLVLCSRSWSI from the coding sequence ATGATCATCGATGCGAAGACCCATGTACGAGTCGCCCGCCCTTCGCGGGATCTCGCCGCCGCCGAGCGGTTCTACGTCGACGGGCTCGGCCTCGAGGTGCAGTGGCGGAGCACGGAACGGGTGCCCGGGAAGCACGATCTGCTCATGGTCGGACCCCCGGGCGGGGGCTGGCACTTCGAGCTGACCTTCGATCCCGAGCACCCGCTGGAGCCGACGCCGACCGTCGAGGACCTGTTCGTCGTCTACCTCGGCGCGCCCGTCGAGGAGGAGCAGGTGGAGCGGCTGATCGCCGCGGGCGGGACCCGGGTGCCCGCCCACAACCCGTACTGGGACGAGTACGGGGTCACCGTCGCCGACCCGGACGGGTACCGGCTCGTCCTGTGCTCCCGGAGCTGGTCCATATGA
- a CDS encoding MerR family transcriptional regulator — MRIGDAAAAAGTTPRALRLYEQRGLLPPPDRTPAGQRRYGPDDVARVRIVRELLALGLTIEDVRACVDRLSLLDVDAIRSRRVPEGVCVRASPVVSRRLAALDAEIARLTRQRDELAARTAPPPHPETPTTPTG; from the coding sequence ATGCGGATCGGTGACGCGGCGGCAGCGGCGGGGACCACGCCCCGGGCCCTGCGCCTCTACGAGCAGCGCGGCCTCCTCCCGCCACCCGACCGCACCCCCGCCGGCCAGCGACGCTACGGCCCGGACGACGTGGCACGCGTCCGGATCGTGCGGGAACTCCTCGCCCTCGGCCTGACGATCGAGGACGTACGCGCGTGCGTGGACCGCCTGTCCCTCCTCGACGTGGACGCGATCCGCTCCCGCCGGGTCCCCGAGGGCGTCTGCGTGCGGGCGTCCCCGGTCGTGAGCCGCCGGCTCGCGGCCCTCGACGCGGAGATCGCCCGTCTCACACGTCAACGCGACGAACTGGCGGCCCGCACAGCCCCGCCGCCGCACCCGGAGACCCCCACCACCCCGACCGGCTGA
- a CDS encoding histidine phosphatase family protein, with the protein MSLRVTLVTAARSSSLLAERFDDDRPLDEAGWYEVQQAAPALIPLGAAELRYCSPTPRSRATGTALGYAPLAQPALRDCDMGRWRGLTLAEVAALEPAAVDAWLTDPRTAPHGGEPLLAFITRIGNWLDTRPAEDGSIVAVAEPSVVRAALVYALKAHPATYWNVDVRPLSTITLTGRPGLWHLQLDAALR; encoded by the coding sequence ATGAGTCTTCGGGTGACGCTCGTCACAGCGGCACGCAGCTCCTCCCTGCTCGCCGAACGCTTCGACGACGACCGGCCACTGGACGAGGCCGGCTGGTACGAGGTGCAGCAGGCCGCGCCCGCGCTCATCCCGCTCGGCGCGGCCGAACTGCGCTACTGCTCCCCGACCCCGCGCAGCCGCGCCACCGGCACCGCCCTCGGCTACGCGCCCCTCGCCCAGCCCGCGCTGCGCGACTGCGACATGGGCCGCTGGCGGGGCCTGACCCTCGCCGAGGTCGCCGCCCTCGAACCGGCCGCCGTCGACGCCTGGCTCACCGACCCCCGCACGGCCCCGCACGGCGGCGAACCGCTCCTCGCCTTCATCACCCGCATAGGGAACTGGCTGGACACCCGCCCCGCCGAGGACGGCTCCATCGTCGCCGTCGCCGAACCCTCCGTCGTACGCGCCGCCCTCGTGTACGCCCTCAAGGCACACCCCGCCACCTACTGGAACGTCGACGTACGCCCCCTCTCCACGATCACCCTCACCGGCCGCCCCGGCCTCTGGCACCTCCAACTGGACGCGGCCCTGCGCTGA
- a CDS encoding GNAT family N-acetyltransferase, with protein MSDSTTTDTPGDPVMHGAYEISADPARIDAARVHHWLSTDAYWALGRPREKQDSAIAGSLNLGAYHRETGEMSAYARVVTDYATFAWLCDVYVDRPARGTGLGTALVTAVRDHLAPYGLRRIMLATADAHGVYEKVGFTPLQNPDKWMALGQQ; from the coding sequence ATGAGCGACAGCACCACCACCGACACCCCCGGCGACCCCGTCATGCACGGGGCGTACGAGATCTCAGCCGACCCCGCCCGGATCGACGCGGCCCGCGTCCACCACTGGCTGTCCACCGACGCCTACTGGGCCCTCGGTCGACCTCGGGAGAAGCAGGACAGCGCCATCGCCGGCTCGCTGAACCTCGGCGCCTACCACCGGGAGACCGGCGAGATGAGCGCCTACGCGCGCGTCGTCACCGACTACGCCACCTTCGCCTGGCTCTGCGACGTCTACGTCGACCGCCCGGCCCGCGGCACCGGCCTCGGCACCGCGCTCGTCACCGCCGTCCGCGACCACCTCGCACCGTACGGACTGCGCCGCATCATGCTCGCCACCGCCGACGCACACGGCGTGTACGAGAAGGTGGGTTTCACGCCACTGCAGAATCCGGACAAGTGGATGGCTCTCGGGCAGCAGTGA
- a CDS encoding DMT family transporter — MRAHDSATAPTAIAVTATGSPRTGSADTTAPAVSTAPAVAAAPAASTPRTSGTLLAGLGVVSFSLTFPSTVWGLESFGPWSLVAVRSTLAALIAGAFLLAGRVPLPERRHWAGLAVVACGVVIGFPLLTTLALQTSTTSHAAVVVGLLPLTTATLAAVRTGRRPSRAFWIAAVSGAVVVLGFTLQQSGGAFSTGDLYLFGALLVCAAGYTEGGRLAALMPGWQVIGWALVLCLPLMVAASAVTLSIEPVHLNAHGVIGLVWVAVGSTFFGLYVWYRGMAAIGIPKASQLQLAQPLLTLFWSVFLLGEDLPLAAPTAAVAVLVCIAVTQRAKS; from the coding sequence ATGAGAGCACACGATAGCGCTACTGCCCCGACGGCGATAGCGGTCACCGCTACCGGATCCCCCCGGACCGGGTCCGCCGACACCACCGCCCCGGCCGTCTCCACCGCCCCGGCCGTTGCCGCCGCTCCCGCCGCCTCCACCCCTCGGACCAGCGGCACCCTGCTCGCCGGGCTCGGCGTGGTCTCCTTCTCCCTCACCTTCCCGTCCACCGTCTGGGGCCTGGAGAGCTTCGGCCCCTGGTCGCTGGTGGCCGTGCGCTCCACCCTCGCCGCGCTCATCGCCGGCGCCTTCCTCCTCGCGGGCCGGGTGCCGCTGCCCGAGCGCCGCCACTGGGCGGGCCTCGCGGTGGTCGCCTGCGGTGTCGTCATCGGTTTCCCGCTCCTGACCACGCTGGCCCTGCAGACCTCCACCACCTCGCACGCCGCCGTGGTCGTGGGCCTCCTGCCGCTCACCACCGCCACCCTCGCCGCCGTCCGGACCGGGCGCCGGCCGTCCCGTGCCTTCTGGATCGCGGCCGTCTCCGGCGCCGTCGTGGTGCTGGGCTTCACGCTGCAGCAGAGCGGCGGCGCGTTCTCCACGGGCGACCTGTACCTCTTCGGGGCGCTGCTCGTGTGCGCGGCCGGCTACACCGAGGGAGGCAGGCTCGCCGCGCTCATGCCGGGCTGGCAGGTCATCGGCTGGGCCCTGGTCCTCTGCCTGCCGCTGATGGTGGCCGCCTCGGCCGTCACGCTGTCGATCGAGCCGGTCCACCTGAACGCGCACGGCGTCATCGGCCTCGTCTGGGTCGCCGTCGGCTCCACCTTCTTCGGCCTGTACGTCTGGTATCGCGGCATGGCCGCGATCGGCATCCCCAAGGCCAGTCAGCTCCAGCTCGCCCAGCCGCTGCTCACCCTCTTCTGGTCGGTCTTCCTGCTCGGCGAGGACCTGCCGCTGGCCGCCCCGACGGCCGCGGTGGCCGTCCTGGTCTGCATCGCGGTCACCCAGCGGGCGAAGAGCTGA
- a CDS encoding 3-hydroxybutyryl-CoA dehydrogenase: MADIERVGVVGCGQMGAGIAEVCARSGLEVKVAETTGEALEIGRTRLYNSLNKAAERGKISEEERDATLARLSFTTDLGEFADRDLVIEAVVENEQVKTEIFQVLDQVLTRPDAILASNTSSIPLVKLAVATSRPDQVIGIHFFNPAPVQKLVELIPALTTSEGTISRAQAFAEKVLGKHAIRAQDRSGFVVNALLVPYLLSAIRMFESGIASREDIDNGMEFGCAHPMGPLKLSDLIGLDTIASIADSMYSEFKEPLYAAPPLLQRMVDAGRLGRKTGSGFYPYN, encoded by the coding sequence ATGGCCGACATTGAGCGCGTCGGAGTGGTGGGCTGCGGCCAGATGGGCGCGGGCATCGCAGAGGTGTGTGCCCGGAGCGGGCTCGAGGTGAAGGTCGCCGAGACCACCGGCGAGGCGCTGGAGATCGGCCGCACGCGGCTCTACAACTCGCTGAACAAGGCCGCCGAACGCGGCAAGATCAGCGAGGAGGAGCGGGATGCGACGCTCGCCCGTCTCAGCTTCACCACCGACCTGGGCGAGTTCGCCGACCGCGACCTCGTCATCGAGGCGGTCGTGGAGAACGAGCAGGTCAAGACCGAGATCTTCCAGGTCCTCGACCAGGTGCTGACCCGGCCGGACGCCATCCTGGCCTCGAACACCTCCTCCATCCCGCTGGTGAAGCTGGCCGTGGCGACCTCCCGCCCCGACCAGGTCATCGGCATCCACTTCTTCAACCCGGCCCCGGTGCAGAAGCTCGTCGAGCTGATCCCGGCCCTCACCACCTCCGAGGGCACGATCAGCCGCGCCCAGGCCTTCGCGGAGAAGGTGCTCGGCAAGCACGCGATCCGCGCCCAGGACCGCTCCGGCTTCGTGGTCAACGCGCTGCTCGTGCCGTACCTGCTCTCGGCGATCCGGATGTTCGAGTCGGGCATCGCGAGCCGCGAGGACATCGACAACGGCATGGAGTTCGGCTGCGCCCACCCGATGGGCCCGCTGAAGCTCTCCGACCTGATCGGCCTGGACACGATCGCGTCGATCGCCGACTCGATGTACTCCGAGTTCAAGGAGCCGCTGTACGCCGCTCCCCCGCTGCTCCAGCGCATGGTGGACGCGGGCCGTCTCGGCCGCAAGACGGGCTCAGGCTTCTACCCGTACAACTGA
- a CDS encoding glycoside hydrolase family 10 protein, whose amino-acid sequence MAGAAGAALAVTGTTGAAVAGAAAGAAQPLRGKPHRGREFRGMWLATVANRDWPSRAGLTAEQQRAELLRHLDTAVERRLNTVVLQVRPTADALWPSPYEPWAQYLTGTQGRDPGWDPLGTAVDEAHARGLELHAWFNPYRVANHTDPGRLAAGHPARLHPEWVLPYGGKLYYNPGLPEVRSFVQDAMLDALRRYEIDAVHWDDYFYPYPVAGQVFADDEAYARYGGDFPDRASWRRNNTDLLVSEMSVRIKETRKHTAFGISPFGVWRNIATDPEGSDTRAGVQTYDDLYADTRKWIREGWIDHVIPQLYWNIGLPVADYAKLLPWWDAVVRDTGVGLYIGEALYKAGDPAQPAAWQDPRELSRHLELARRYPSVGGHCFFSAKEVAADPIGAMTTVVADHYPTGVRPPR is encoded by the coding sequence GTGGCCGGCGCCGCCGGAGCGGCGCTCGCCGTGACGGGAACGACAGGAGCCGCGGTGGCGGGAGCGGCGGCCGGTGCCGCGCAGCCGTTACGGGGGAAGCCGCACCGCGGGCGGGAGTTCCGCGGCATGTGGCTGGCGACGGTCGCCAACCGCGACTGGCCCTCCCGCGCCGGGCTGACCGCCGAGCAGCAGCGCGCCGAGCTCCTCCGCCACCTGGACACGGCCGTCGAGCGCCGGCTCAACACGGTGGTCCTCCAGGTCCGGCCGACCGCCGACGCGCTGTGGCCCTCGCCCTACGAGCCGTGGGCGCAGTACCTGACCGGCACGCAGGGCCGGGACCCCGGCTGGGACCCGCTGGGCACGGCCGTCGACGAGGCCCACGCGCGGGGTCTCGAACTGCACGCCTGGTTCAACCCGTACCGCGTGGCGAACCACACGGACCCGGGCCGGCTCGCCGCCGGTCATCCGGCCCGGCTCCACCCGGAGTGGGTACTGCCCTACGGCGGGAAGCTCTACTACAACCCGGGGCTGCCCGAGGTCCGGAGCTTCGTCCAGGACGCCATGCTGGACGCGCTGCGCCGCTACGAGATCGACGCCGTGCACTGGGACGACTACTTCTATCCGTACCCGGTGGCCGGACAGGTCTTCGCCGACGACGAGGCGTACGCCCGGTACGGCGGGGACTTCCCGGACAGGGCCTCCTGGCGGCGGAACAACACCGATCTGCTGGTCTCCGAGATGTCCGTCCGGATCAAGGAGACCAGGAAGCACACGGCGTTCGGCATCAGCCCCTTCGGGGTCTGGCGGAACATCGCCACCGACCCGGAGGGCTCGGACACCCGCGCCGGTGTCCAGACGTACGACGACCTGTACGCCGACACCCGGAAGTGGATCAGGGAGGGCTGGATCGACCACGTGATCCCGCAGCTGTACTGGAACATCGGGCTGCCCGTCGCCGACTACGCCAAGCTGCTGCCCTGGTGGGACGCGGTGGTCCGGGACACCGGAGTCGGTCTCTACATCGGCGAGGCGCTCTACAAGGCGGGCGATCCCGCACAGCCCGCGGCCTGGCAGGACCCGCGGGAGCTGTCGCGCCACCTGGAGCTGGCCCGCAGGTACCCCTCGGTCGGCGGTCACTGCTTCTTCTCCGCGAAGGAGGTCGCCGCGGACCCGATCGGGGCGATGACCACCGTGGTGGCCGATCACTACCCGACCGGGGTCCGTCCACCGAGGTAG